In Rhinolophus ferrumequinum isolate MPI-CBG mRhiFer1 chromosome 18, mRhiFer1_v1.p, whole genome shotgun sequence, a genomic segment contains:
- the FGA gene encoding fibrinogen alpha chain: MFSMRIFCLVLSVVGTVWSGETQEGEFLAEGGGVRGPRLGERQQSACRERDWPFCSDDDWNQKCPSGCRMKGLIDEVNQDFTNRINKLKNSLFEYQKNNKDSNSVTRNIMEILRGDFASGNHNDNIYSQVSEDLRNRIEVLKRKVTEQVQHIQLLQKNVRNQLVDMKRLEVDIDIKIRSCKGSCSRAISREIELVDYEDQQKQLEQVIAKDLLPSREKQYLPVLKMNPTSAFVPGEFKSQLQKSSPEWKTLTELRQTKMVLEKSGPAGDVRGDSASHGTGSAPENPRNPGPGSTGNRKPGSSRPGGGGPGSFRPESSGHGNTRPTNPDWGTFEEVSGSTSLGTKKEYPTGKLVSSEGSKELLIADEKVISGRPTSSRHSCSKTITKIIVGADGREQVTKEVVTSEDGSDCGGIPDLDSFHTLSGKGSLDDFRRRHPDDAAFFGLDSTGKAFSEFRESDRRTQSMGSASDRNTDLRDISSHHYGVPELPPSGKTSRHSKIVTSSMTSSKGDSTYESKIYRMGEEAGSEAHLDIREAQTTKKSRAKARPARDCDDVLQTHPSGAQSGIFNIKLPGSSKIFSVYCDQETGLGGWLLIQQRMNGSLNFNRTWQDYKRGFGSLDDKGEGEFWLGNEYIHLLTLRGSVLRIELEDCAGNQVYAEYRLRVGSEAEGYALHVSSYEGTAGDALIQGSVEEGTEYTSHAGMQFSTFDRDADQWEENCAEVYGGGWWYNNCQAANLNGIYYPGGFYDPRNNSPYEIENGVIWGPFRGADYSLRAVRMKIRPFVTQ; encoded by the exons ATGTTTTCCATGAGGATCTTCTGCTTGGTCCTGAGTGTGGTGGGAACAGTTTGG TCTGGAGAGACCCAAGAAGGTGAATTTCTAGCTGAAGGAGGAGGTGTGCGTGGCCCCAGACTTGGGGAAAGACAGCAATCTGCctgcagagagagagactggCCCTTCTGCTCTGATGACGACTGG AACCAAAAATGCCCTTCTGGCTGCAGGATGAAAGGGTTGATCGATGAAGTCAATCAAGATTTtacaaacagaataaataagctCAAAAATTCACTATTTGAATATCAGAAGAACAATAAGGACTCTAATTCAGTGACCAGAAATATAATGGAAATTTTGAGAGGGGATTTTGCCAGCGGTAATC acaATGATAATATATATAGCCAAGTGTCAGAAGATCTGAGAAACAGAATTGAGGTCTTGAAGCGCAAAGTCACAGAACAAGTACAGCATATCCAGCTTCTGCAGAAAAATGTCAGGAATCAGCTGGTAGATATGAAACGACTGGAG GTGGACATTGATATTAAGATCCGATCTTGCAAAGGGTCATGCAGTAGGGCTATATCACGTGAGATAGAGCTAGTGGACTATGAAGATCAGCAGAAGCAACTTGAACAGGTCATTGCCAAAGATTTACTTCCCTCTAGAGAAAAGCAGTACTTACCAGTGTTAAAAATGAACCCCACTTCGGCGTTTGTTCCCGGAGAGTTCAAGAGTCAGCTTCAGAAGTCCTCTCCAGAGTGGAAAACACTAACGGAATTGCGGCAGACCAAAATGGTGTTAGAGAAGTCTGGTCCTGCTGGAGATGTTCGAGGAGACTCTGCATCTCACGGAACAGGATCAGCACCTGAAAACCCCAGGAACCCCGGACCTGGTAGTACTGGAAATCGGAAGCCTGGGAGCTCTAGACCTGGTGGTGGTGGGCCTGGAAGTTTTAGGCCAGAGAGCTCAGGGCATGGAAACACCAGGCCTACCAACCCAGACTGGGGCACATTTGAAGAGGTTTCAGGAAGCACAAGTCTAGGGACAAAAAAAGAGTACCCAACAGGTAAACTGGTATCTTCTGAGGGAAGTAAAGAACTTCTGATTGCTGATGAGAAGGTCATCTCTGGTAGACCAACATCCAGTCGTCATTCATGTTCTAAAACCATTACTAAGATTATTGTAGGTGCTGATGGTCGCGAACAAGTGACCAAAGAAGTGGTAACTTCTGAAGATGGTTCTGACTGTGGTGGCATACCTGATTTAGACTCGTTCCATACTTTGTCCGGCAAGGGTAGCCTAGATGATTTCCGTCGTAGGCACCCTGATGATGCTGCTTTCTTTGGCCTTGACTCAACTGGAAAAGCATTCTCTGAGTTCAGGGAGTCTGACCGTAGGACCCAGTCTATGGGCTCAGCATCTGACAGGAACACAGACTTAAGGGACATCAGCTCTCACCACTATGGTGTACCTGAGCTCCCTCCCAGTGGTAAAACTTCAAGGCACAGCAAAATTGTAACCAGTAGCATGACTTCCAGCAAAGGAGACTCCACATATGAAAGCAAGATCTATAGAAtgggagaggaggctggaagTGAAGCACATCTTGACATCAGAGAAGCGCAAACCACCAAGAAAAGTCGTGCTAAAGCTCGCCCTGCCAGAG actgtGATGATGTCCTCCAAACACATCCTTCAGGTGCCCAAAGTGGCATATTCAATATCAAGCTACCGGGATCCAGTAagattttttctgtttattgcgATCAAGAGACCGGTTTGGGAGGATGGCTTTTGATCCAGCAAAGAATGAATGGATCACTGAATTTTAACCGGACGTGGCAAGACTACAAGAGAGGTTTCGGCAGCCTGGATGACAAGGGGGAAGGAGAATTCTGGCTAGGCAACGAGTACATCCACTTACTAACCCTGAGGGGCTCTGTCCTTCGGATTGAATTAGAGGACTGCGCTGGGAACCAGGTTTACGCAGAATATCGCTTGAGGGTAGGCTCAGAGGCAGAAGGCTATGCCCTGCACGTTTCCTCCTATGAGGGCACTGCGGGTGATGCTCTGATACAGGGTTCTGTAGAGGAGGGGACAGAGTACACTTCTCACGCTGGCATGCAGTTCAGCACCTTTGACAGGGATGCAGACCAGTGGGAAGAGAACTGTGCGGAAGTCTATGGAGGAGGCTGGTGGTACAACAACTGCCAAGCGGCCAACCTCAATGGCATCTATTACCCTGGGGGCTTCTATGACCCAAGGAATAACAGTCCTTATGAGATTGAAAATGGAGTGATCTGGGGCCCCTTCAGAGGAGCAGATTATTCCCTCAGGGCTGTTCGCATGAAAATCAGGCCCTTTGTGACCCAGTAG